One Vigna unguiculata cultivar IT97K-499-35 chromosome 11, ASM411807v1, whole genome shotgun sequence DNA window includes the following coding sequences:
- the LOC114170164 gene encoding beta-glucuronosyltransferase GlcAT14A-like, whose translation MPLLSHTVSILHPFHTALQHEIVIRFRCDLLTLWETLEVRLELASRIEKQPIFPEVGNIFMIQKANMVTYRGPTMISHTLHACAILLKRTMDWDWFINLSASDYPLVTQDDLLYTFSDVDRSLNFIEHTSHLGWKQEKRTMPLIIDPGLYRTNKSDVFWVGPKRTLPTAFKLFTGSAWMVLSRSFVEYVVWGWDNLPRTLLMYYTNFISSPEGYFQTVICNEPELAKTVVNSDLHYISWDNPPKQHPHVLTINDTNKMIASKAAFARKFKHNDPVLDEIDKQLLNREKDQLFTPGGWCSGNPTCSKVGNIYKITPGPGSRRLRFLVTRLTWMAKFGQKQCK comes from the exons ATGCCGCTACTTTCACACACTGTCTCAATTTTACATCCATTTCACACGGCTct CCAACATGAAATTGTGATAAGATTTCGCTGTGATCTTTTGACATTGTGGGAAACACTAGAGGTGAGGTTGGAGCTTGCTTCTAGAATTGAGAAACAGCCTATTTTCCCTGAGGTTGGGAATATTTTCATGATTCAGAAAGCTAATATGGTCACTTACAGAGGACCAACCATGATTTCTCACACTCTTCATGCTTGTGCCATTCTGCTCAAGAGAACTATGGATTGGGATTGGTTTATTAACCTCAGTGCTTCAGATTACCCTCTCGTGACTCAAGATG ATCTTCTATATACTTTTTCTGATGTAGACAGAAGCCTTAACTTCATAGAGCACACTAGTCATTTGGGATGGAAGCA GGAAAAACGGACAATGCCTTTAATTATTGATCCAGGTCTTTACAGGACAAACAAGTCTGATGTTTTTTGGGTTGGTCCTAAGAGAACTTTGCCAACggcatttaaattatttactg GTTCAGCATGGATGGTTTTATCACGCTCCTTTGTAGAATATGTTGTGTGGGGTTGGGATAATCTTCCAAGGACCCTTCTCATGTACTACACTAATTTCATCTCCTCCCCTGAAGGCTACTTTCAGACTGTGATATGCAATGAGCCAGAACTAGCCAAAACTGTTGTGAACAGTGACTTGCATTATATTTCATGGGACAATCCCCCCAAACAGCACCCTCATGTCCTTACAATCAATGACACAAACAAGATGATTGCAAGCAAAGCTGCTTTTGCAAGGAAATTCAAGCACAATGATCCAGTCTTGGATGAGATTGATAAACAATTACTAAATAGGGAAAAGGATCAACTATTCACCCCAGGTGGTTGGTGTTCTGGCAATCCGACATGTTCAAAGGTTGGCAACATTTACAAGATTACACCTGGTCCTGGATCTCGAAGGCTGCGCTTCCTTGTAACTAGGCTAACTTGGATGGCTAAATTTGGTCAGAAACAGTGTAAATAG
- the LOC114169913 gene encoding tubulin-folding cofactor B-like: MASSIELHGEDSVVLRVTHSNLKTFNADIRFSLQLTVEGVKDKLWKKCGTSVNSMHLELYDDARNDKIADLSDNSKPLGFYSPLNGFRLHVVDLDPTSISSGGWLEDTSLVEKYEISDEAYNKRQDTFRKYKEKITSHVHATEEAKISDTSMEELCANIKVGSRCEVEHGAKRGVVKFVGRAESLGHGFWVGVQYDEPLGKHDGMVKGVRYFQCPPNHGGIVRPDKVKVGDYPERDPFEEGEI; encoded by the exons ATGGCGTCGAGCATCGAACTCCATGGGGAGGACTCGGTGGTGTTGCGGGTCACTCATTCCAATCTGAAAACCTTCAATGCCGATATCCGCTTCTCGCTTCAG CTCACGGTGGAAGGCGTGAAGGATAAGCTGTGGAAAAAATGCGGCACTTCTGTCAATTCCATGCACCTCGAGCTCTACGACGATGCTCGCAACGACAAAATCGCCGATCTCTCTGATAATTCCAAACCCCTTGGCTTCTATTCCCCTCTTAATGG GTTTCGTTTGCATGTTGTGGATCTTGACCCAACTTCCATCTCTTCTGGTGGTTGGCTTGAAGATACTTCGTTGGTCGAAAAATACGAAATTTCCGATGAAGCCTACAATAAGCGACAAG ACACCTTCagaaaatataaagagaaaattacTTCCCATGTTCATGCGACTGAGGAGGCAAAG ATATCAGACACCAGTATGGAAGAGCTCTGTGCTAATATCAAG GTAGGATCCAGATGTGAAGTTGAACATGGGGCAAAAAGAGGTGTTGTAAAATTTGTGGGTCGGGCAGAATCACTGGGTCATGGTTTCTGGGTCGGAGTACAATATGACGAACCCTTGGGCAAACATGATGGCAT GGTTAAAGGAGTACGCTACTTTCAATGTCCTCCGAATCATGGTGGAATAGTTAGACCAGACAAAGTGAAG GTTGGTGACTACCCTGAACGAGATCCCTTTGAAGAAGGTGAAATATGA